The DNA region CGCCGTCCCAGACGGCGACGAACCGCTCCTCCGGATCGTCCGACGCCTCCCCGGCCCGCGCCACCACGGCGGCCAGCCGGGCGCCCCACTCCCCCGTCGCCTCGATCAGCGCGGCGTTGAGCAGGGCGTCCTTGGAGCCGAAGTGGTAGCCGATGGCCGCCAGGCTGACGCCGGAGGCGGTGGCGATGTCCCGGGCGGTGGTGCGCCCGTAGCCCTTCTCGTACAGGCAGCGCTTGGCGCCGGCCATCAGGTCCTCGCGATTTCCCATGCTCCGAATGCTACGTCCATCCGGACGGACGTCTGGCACGGTCGTCTCGCACGGTCGTCTCGCACGGATGATTCAGACGCTCGTACTAGACAAGCGTCTGACACGACCGTACTGTTTCCCCCATGACCGCAACCACCGGCCGCGCAGGCCGTCGCGAATGGATCGGACTCGTCGTCCTCCTGCTCCCGACCCTCGTCCTCACCATGGACATGGGCGTGCTCTTCTTCGCCGTCCCCTACATCTCCACCACGCTGGCGCCGAGCGGCACCGAGCAGCTGTGGATCATGGACATGTACTCGTTCCTGCTCGCCGGACTGCTCATCACGATGGGCGCGCTGGGCGACCGGATCGGCCGCCGCCGGCTGCTGATGATCGGCGCCACCGGATTCATCGGCGCCTCGGTGCTCGCCGCCTACGCGGACGGCGCCGGCCAGCTGATCGCCGCCCGCGCCCTGCTCGGCGCCGCCGGCGCCACCGTGATGCCGTCGACCCTCGCGCTGATCCGGAACATGTTCCACGACCCCAAGCAGCGCCAGATCGCCCTCGGGGCCTGGGGCGGCGTCCTCACCACCGGCGCCACCCTCGGTCCGGTCGCCGGCGGCCTGTTGCTGGACCACTTCTGGTGGGGCTCGGCCTTCCTGCTCGCCGTCCCGGTGATGGCCCTGGTCCTGCTCGCCGCCCCCGCCCTGCTGCCCGAGTACCGCTCCCCGCAGCACGGCCGCTTCGACCTGTCCGGCGCGGCGCTCTCCCTCGCCGCCGTCCTCCCGCTGGTCTACGGCGTCAAGACCCTCGCGGTGGACGGCTGGAGCCTGCTCCCCGCCCTCGCCGTCCCGGTCGGCCTGCTCCTCGCCGGCGCCTTCTACTGGCGCCAGCGCACCGCCGCCCAGCCGCTGCTCGACCTGAGCCTCTTCCGGATCCGCGCCTTCAGCGGGGCGATCAGCGTCAACACCGTCGCGATGTTCGCGATGATGGGCTTCACCCTCTTCACCTCGCAGTACCTGCAGCTGGTCAAGGGCATGAGCCCGCTGACCGCCTCGCTCTGGTCGCTCGTCCCCAGCGTGGGCGTCGGCGCGGCCGTCGGCGTGAGCTCGGCGCTCGCCGGGAAGGTCCGCCCGGCGGTCCTGATGGCCGGCGGCTTCCTGGTCGGCGCGGCCGGCTTCGGGATGATGACGCAGGTCGGCGCGGACTCCCCGCTCGCCCTCATCCTCACCGCGGCGGGCGTGCTGGCCGCCGGCACCGTCGGCACCATGACCCTCACTGCCGAGATGGTGGTCTCCGCCGCACCCGTCGAGCAGGCCGGAGCCGCCTCCGCGACCTCCGAGACCGCGGTCGAGCTCGGCAGCTCCCTCGGCATCGCGCTCCTCGGCGCGGCCGGTGCCGCCGTCTACCGCTCCCGGCTGGACGGCGCCCTCCCGGCCGGACTGGACGACACGGCCGCCCACACCGCGCAGGACACCCTGGGCGGCGCGGTCACCGTCGCCGCCCACCTGCCCGGCCGGATCGGCACCGACCTCCTCGACACCGCCCGCGCCGCCTTCACCGACGGCCTGCACGTCGCCGCCGTGG from Kitasatospora sp. NBC_00458 includes:
- a CDS encoding MFS transporter, producing the protein MTATTGRAGRREWIGLVVLLLPTLVLTMDMGVLFFAVPYISTTLAPSGTEQLWIMDMYSFLLAGLLITMGALGDRIGRRRLLMIGATGFIGASVLAAYADGAGQLIAARALLGAAGATVMPSTLALIRNMFHDPKQRQIALGAWGGVLTTGATLGPVAGGLLLDHFWWGSAFLLAVPVMALVLLAAPALLPEYRSPQHGRFDLSGAALSLAAVLPLVYGVKTLAVDGWSLLPALAVPVGLLLAGAFYWRQRTAAQPLLDLSLFRIRAFSGAISVNTVAMFAMMGFTLFTSQYLQLVKGMSPLTASLWSLVPSVGVGAAVGVSSALAGKVRPAVLMAGGFLVGAAGFGMMTQVGADSPLALILTAAGVLAAGTVGTMTLTAEMVVSAAPVEQAGAASATSETAVELGSSLGIALLGAAGAAVYRSRLDGALPAGLDDTAAHTAQDTLGGAVTVAAHLPGRIGTDLLDTARAAFTDGLHVAAVVGLLFAVAASLLAYRLMRHLPARPAV